gggcatatacctggacaaaactataattcagaaagatacatgcacccctatgctcacagcagcgctattcacaatagccaaaacatggaaacaacctaaatgtccattgacagatgaatggataaagaagatgtggtacatatatacaatggaatactactcagccataaaaaaaagaacaaaaaaatgccatttacagcaacatggatgcaactagagagtatcatactaagtaaagtaagtcagatagagaaagacaaatactatatgatatcacttatatgtggaatctgaaatatggtacaaatgaacttacgtacaaaatagaaacagagtcacagacataaagatcagacttgtggttgccaaggggcagggggagggaaagggaaggactGAGAATTTGGGGTTTGTAGATGCaaacatttagaatggataacaacaaggtgctactgtatagcacagggaactatataatTGCTGCAAGAAATAATGGCTCAATGTTATATACCTCCATTTAGCAACCATCATAATTATAACAATCATCATCAATCATCAAAGTATTTTCCTATAAATTACTAATTAATTATAAAGGTAAAAATAGTAACTTCACAGTGGAGACACCTGAAAGACTCCACCTTAATCATTAATAGGTTGTTAGCCAAAATGGGACAAACAGACGTCATGCACATCACCTATCTTAGTGCCTTGAGGAGAATACAACATTACGCCAGTGATTTTTCTGCCAAAAATTTAATAACCTGAAGCTAATCATGAGAAAACGTCGGAGAAACCCAAAGTGAAGGACATCTTTTAGAAGGACTGTCTTATACTTTACAAAAATGTCAAGATTATGAAAGACAAACTGAAATGGAAGAACTATTCCAGATTAAAGAAGGCTAAAGAGACATGGCAATTAAGGGATCCTGGGTTAGATTTGGGATCAGGAAAAACAATAGCTATAAGGGGCATTTTGGGGACAATTGAATAAAGGCTATAGATTAAATAATAGGATTTTATCAATGTtaattttcctgattttgatcattttgctttggtttttctcagggaatattcttaggaaatacacactgaaatatGTAGGCCTCAAGAAGCATGATGTTTGCAAGTTAGTCTTAAATTCTTTAGGAAAAAAGTGAGATAGAGAGGGtgcaaatgataaagaaaatggggCAAATCTACAAATTCAAAAAGCTCAAAAAACTCCACATAAGATAAATTCATAGAGACCCACAGCAAaacacattgtaatcaaactgtagaaagccaaagaaaaagaatcttgaaagcagcaagagagaaccAATTCGTCACATactatgcaagccagaagggagtcagatgtcatatttaaagtgttgaaataaaaacctgtcaaccaagaattctggATCTGGCAAAACTATtcaagaatgaaggagaaattaagacatcgTTACCAGTAGACCTGCTCTATGAGAAATGCTAAAAGGACTTCTTCGgactgaagaaaaaaggacaccGGAAGAAGCCACACGGAGAAATAAGAACACCAGTAAAGATAAATACCTAGGTAAACGTAAAAGCATTATTGTACTAAAGGTTTATAACTCCTCTCTTTTCCCCTATATGATTTAAAAGACATATATGCATAAAACATTAATTATAAACCTGTGCTGACAGGCACACAATTTATAAAGATGAAATCTATGACAATAACAGGATAAAATGAGAGGGACATAGTTGTATTGGAAGCAGAgtatatactattttaaataagTTGGTATTATTCAAACTAAGTTGTTATGAGTTCAAAATGTCAATTGTAATCCCAAAggtaaccactaagaaaataacggaaaaaatgtacagaaaatgaAAGTGGTAGGCTACAGAAAACAATTAAATACCAAAATATGAGGTAATGGAAGAATTGAGGGAAAAAATATAAGCTTTATAGAAAACAAGAAGCAAAATAGCAGAAGTAAGTCATTATTTAGCAgcaattactttttttgtttgtttgctttttaatatagTCAATCCTagcaattactttaaatgtaaatagattacaCGCTCCAATTTAAAGTCAAAGATTGGCAGAATGTATTTCCCAAAAAGTTCCATCTATCTGCTCTCTATAAGAAATTCACCTTAGATACAAAAACACAAAGAGGCtggaagtaaaaggatggaaggaTATATTCCATGAAAACAGTAACCAAAGGAGAGTTGGGGTGGCTATATTGTTAGACAGAatagattttactttaaaaaagaaggttggacttcccgggtggcgcagtggttaagaatccgcctgccaatgcaggggacatgggttcgagccctggtccggcaagatcccacataccacggagcaactcagcccgtgcgcctggagtccgtgctccgcaacaagagaagccaccacaatgagaagcccacacaccgcaactagagaaagcccatgagcagcagtgaagacccaatgcagccaaaaagttaaaaattaataagtaaatacattttttaaaaaaggttataagagacaaagacatTATAGACAGAAAAAGATTTAATCCAACAAGATGATGTAacaattatatgcatatatacacctAATAACCAAGCACCAAATATATATGAAGCACAAAAAAGGGCAGATTTAAGAGAGAAATCAACAGTTTTACAATAAGAGTTGGAGACTTCACTATCCTGCTTTCAATGATGCATAGAACAACCAGAGACGAGATCAGTAAGGAAAGAGTACTTGAATGACACTATAATCCAAtgagacctaacagacatatatagaataCTTCACCCAACAATAGTGGATACACGTAGAACATTGTCCAGAATAGAACATATGTTGGGCCACAAAGAAAAGCCTTAGTAAATTTTGAAaggttgaaatcatacaaagtatcttttctaatcacaatggaatgaaactagaatcaGTAACAGAGGGAAACTCacaaaaatgtagaaattaaaaaacaTGCTCTCAACCaatggtcaaagaagaaatcacaagggaaattaacaaatactttgagacaaatgaaaatgaaaacacaacttacaAAACCTATGGAATGACGTGAAAGCAGTGCTCAGAAGGCAATTTGTAGCTGTAAAcatctacattaaaaaagaagaaagatctcaaatcaataacataactgtacactttaaaggaaccagaaaaatgaagagcaaatTGAACCAGCTAGCAGAAGGCGGAAACTAAATattagagtagaaataaatggaatggaGAATATGAAAACAGGAGAAtatagaaaatcaacaaaaccaaaacttggtttttttaaagatcatcAAAATTGACAGGTCTTTAGCTAgattgactaagaaaaaaagaagacaaattgctaaaatcagaaataaaagaggtgaCGTTACTACTGACTTTACCTAAATGAAAAGGATTATGAGAATTCTATGAATATATGTGTACCAACAAATTGAATAACTAAATGTAATGAactaattcctagaaacataaatCCTACCAAGTctgaatcacaaagaaatagaaaatctgaatatatttataactagtaaggagattgaatcagtagtcAGAAGTTTCCCAACAAGTAAAAGCCCTGGACTTTATGGCTttgctggtgaattctaccaaatgtttaaagaactaATATCAATCCTCCTCAAATTCTTCAGAAAGAAATTGAAAGTGGAGAGAATGCTTTCTAACTTATTCAGTGAGGTCAGCATTGCCCTAATACTGAGCCAGATAAAGACACTACaaggaaactacagaccaatacccCTTAAGAACATTAATATAAAAATCCTCCCTTTCCAACCCGGGACGGGCAGGATGGCTCCAGCAAAGAAGGGCAGTGAGAAGAAGAAGGGCCGGTCTGCCATCAACAAGGTGGTGACCCGAGGATACACCAACAGCATTCACAAGCGCATCCATGGAGTGGGTTTCAACAAGTATGCCCCTCGGGCACCCAAAGAAATCCGGAAATTTGCCATGAAGGAGATGGGAACTCCAGATGTATGCATTGACACCAGGATCAACACATCTGTCTGGGCCAAAGGAATAAGGAATGTCCCATACCATATCCGTGTGCGGTTGTCCAGAAAACGGAATGAACGTGAAGGTTCACCAAACAAGCTCTATACGTTGGTTACCTGTGTATCTGTCACCACTTTCAAAAATCTGCAGACAGTGAATGTGGATGAGAATTAACTGTGCTTGTTCAATGAAGTTACAgaacggccaaaaaaaaaaaattcctcaacaaaatactaacgaagaattcagcagcatattaaaaaggTTACATgctgtgatcaagtgggatatatTCCCGGAAtacacaaggatggttcaacatatgaaaattgaTCAAATGTTATTCACTATATTGAAAAAACTACCCGATCTTCTCCATTGATCGAGAAAAAGCTTGTGACACAATTTAATAcccttttcatgattaaaaaaaaaaacactccaaaAAACTAGGAATATAGATATAAGAAAGCTACATATAAAAAACCCATAGCTAACACTGTACTCAGCAGTGAAAGATTAAAAGCTTATCTGCTAAAataagaaacaagacaaggatgactgTTTTTGCCAAttctattcaatatagtattggaagttctagttAGAGCAACTAGGCGAGAAAAGGAAAAgccatccaaactggaaaggaaggagtaaaattaTCTGTTTGAAGCTGATATGATCTTATACGTAGAAAACCCTaaggattacacacacacacacacaacctgttAGAACCAACAGACGAATTGAGCAATGTAGTAGTACAGAATCAACAcggaaatcagttgcatttctaatAATGAACAATCCAAAGAGGAAATTAGGAAAAGAGTTCCACCTacaatatcatcaaaaagagtaaaatacttaggaattaattgaggaggtgaaagacttgtacactgaaaacagcAAAAccattgctgaaagaaatgaaagaagatgtaaataaatggaaagacatctcatgTAAATTGgtttgttgttgaattttaggagctctctatatattctggataacaaTCCCTTATCACAGATAGGTGATCTGCAAATACTTTTTCCTATTCTGTGAGTTGCCTTTATACTCTGTTGCCTTGGATGtacaaaagttttttaattttggtaagtccaatatgtctatttttttcttttattacctgtgcctttggtatcatatctaggaaattattgccaaatccaatgttatGAAGCTTTTCTCCCGTGTGCTTCCTTCTAAATTTTAtctcttacatttagggctttcatccattttgagttaatttttttacatggtgttgggtaagggtccaacttcattcctttgcatgtaaattttatattatgtatattttacaattaaaaataaagttaaaaattaatacCCTCTGATGATAAAAACACCCAGTAAaccaggaatagaagggaacttcctcaacatgataaaggccatgtatgaaaaATCCACTGGTAACATCATAtcatggtgaaagactgaaagcttttttcactaagattgggaaaaagacaaggatgtgtAGTTTAAGCACTTCTGTTagtatgttttcacttctctctgGTAGATGGATCTTACCTAACTTTTCTGCAGAATTTGACTCATCTGATCAATCCcttggctttctctctctccttagcCTCCACATTACTCCTCTTTtttagttttcctctttttttcccctctttgatGGCTCTTTTTCTTTTGACCCACTCCAGGATTTACTCTTAGCCCTCTTTTATCTTCACTTTTTCCAATGGGACTGAGTTTTATAAATTAACATGCAAAACAACACATAAattgaaataaagaataatacaGTGAGTAGC
The DNA window shown above is from Kogia breviceps isolate mKogBre1 chromosome 14, mKogBre1 haplotype 1, whole genome shotgun sequence and carries:
- the LOC131740654 gene encoding large ribosomal subunit protein eL31-like; translated protein: MFKELISILLKFFRKKLKVERMLSNLFSEVSIALILSQIKTLQGNYRPIPLKNINIKILPFQPGTGRMAPAKKGSEKKKGRSAINKVVTRGYTNSIHKRIHGVGFNKYAPRAPKEIRKFAMKEMGTPDVCIDTRINTSVWAKGIRNVPYHIRVRLSRKRNEREGSPNKLYTLVTCVSVTTFKNLQTVNVDEN